A single region of the Pseudomonas marginalis genome encodes:
- a CDS encoding carbon-nitrogen hydrolase family protein — translation MTAFTLAAAQSISIAGDVPANIERHLAFMRAAAEQGVQLLVFPELSLTGYEPSLAAELAIAPGDKVLAPLREMARELRLTAVVGMPIRLTPEAGVLIGALVLGADGSLAVYTKQHLHAGEEAVFVPGQGGAVLERGNERIALAVCADFSHASHPRTAARAGATVYAAGVLISEGGYATDSALLQGYAAEHGLLVLMANHGGPSGGWACAGRSAIWAANGRLLAAVPGVGDALLIARRDGGGWVSHVMAL, via the coding sequence ATGACTGCCTTCACTCTTGCTGCTGCTCAATCCATTTCCATCGCGGGCGATGTCCCGGCCAATATTGAACGGCACCTCGCATTTATGCGCGCGGCGGCGGAACAGGGTGTGCAATTACTGGTGTTCCCAGAGTTGTCGTTGACGGGGTATGAGCCGTCGCTGGCCGCTGAATTGGCGATTGCGCCGGGGGATAAGGTGCTGGCGCCCCTGCGCGAGATGGCGCGTGAGCTGCGACTGACGGCGGTGGTGGGGATGCCGATCCGACTGACGCCAGAGGCGGGCGTGCTGATCGGTGCGTTGGTGCTGGGAGCGGATGGCTCCCTGGCGGTCTACACCAAGCAGCATCTGCATGCCGGCGAAGAGGCTGTGTTTGTCCCAGGGCAGGGCGGTGCGGTACTTGAGCGAGGGAATGAGCGGATTGCGCTGGCGGTGTGCGCAGATTTTTCCCATGCCAGCCATCCCCGTACCGCCGCGCGAGCGGGCGCCACGGTGTATGCCGCCGGGGTGTTGATCAGTGAGGGCGGCTACGCCACGGACAGTGCGCTGCTCCAAGGCTATGCCGCTGAACATGGCCTGCTGGTGTTGATGGCCAATCATGGCGGCCCGTCGGGTGGCTGGGCCTGCGCCGGTCGCAGTGCGATCTGGGCCGCCAATGGCCGTTTGCTTGCTGCTGTACCTGGCGTGGGGGATGCGTTGCTGATTGCCCGTCGCGATGGCGGGGGGTGGGTCAGCCACGTGATGGCTCTCTAA
- the pgsA gene encoding CDP-diacylglycerol--glycerol-3-phosphate 3-phosphatidyltransferase, giving the protein MNIPNLITVLRVLLIPIFILLFYLPYEWSYLASSSVFAFAAATDWLDGYLARRLEQSTPFGAFLDPVADKLMVAVALVLLVQEHGNLWLTLPAAVIIGREIVVSALREWMAEIGARAHVAVSNMGKWKTAAQMLALVILLANPSDFSFWVLTGYALLLIAAGLTLWSMLQYLRAAWPHLRTTVEKK; this is encoded by the coding sequence ATGAATATCCCTAATCTGATCACCGTTCTACGCGTCCTGCTCATCCCAATTTTCATTCTGTTGTTCTATTTGCCGTACGAATGGAGTTATCTGGCTTCCAGTTCAGTGTTTGCCTTTGCCGCCGCCACCGACTGGCTCGACGGCTACCTGGCGCGTCGCCTGGAACAGAGCACGCCCTTCGGCGCGTTCCTCGACCCGGTGGCCGACAAGCTCATGGTGGCCGTCGCTTTGGTCCTGCTGGTGCAGGAACACGGCAACCTGTGGCTGACCCTGCCGGCAGCGGTCATCATCGGCCGCGAAATCGTCGTCTCGGCCCTGCGCGAATGGATGGCTGAAATCGGCGCCCGCGCCCACGTGGCCGTGTCCAACATGGGCAAATGGAAAACCGCCGCGCAAATGCTCGCGCTGGTTATCCTGCTGGCCAACCCGTCGGACTTCTCGTTCTGGGTCCTCACGGGTTATGCCTTGCTGCTGATCGCAGCGGGCCTGACCCTGTGGTCGATGCTCCAATATCTGCGCGCCGCCTGGCCGCATCTGCGCACCACCGTTGAAAAGAAATAA
- the uvrY gene encoding UvrY/SirA/GacA family response regulator transcription factor encodes MIRVLVVDDHDLVRTGITRMLADIDGLQVVGQAESGEESLIKARELKPDVVLMDVKMPGIGGLGATTKLLRSHPDIKVVVVTVCEEDPFPTRLLQAGAAGYLTKGAGLAEMVQAIRLVFAGQRYISPQIAQQLAIKSFQPTSDSPFDALSEREIQIALMIVGCQKVQTISDKLCLSPKTVNTYRYRIFEKLAISSDVELTLLAVRHGMVDASA; translated from the coding sequence TTGATTAGGGTGCTAGTAGTCGATGACCATGATCTCGTTCGTACAGGCATTACACGAATGCTGGCTGACATCGATGGCCTGCAAGTAGTCGGTCAGGCCGAGTCAGGCGAGGAATCCCTGATCAAGGCCCGGGAGTTGAAACCCGATGTGGTGTTGATGGACGTCAAGATGCCTGGCATCGGCGGTCTTGGCGCGACGACCAAATTGCTGCGCAGCCATCCGGACATCAAGGTCGTGGTGGTGACTGTGTGCGAGGAAGACCCGTTTCCGACACGCCTGCTGCAGGCTGGCGCTGCCGGCTACCTCACCAAAGGTGCGGGCCTGGCGGAAATGGTCCAGGCCATTCGCCTGGTGTTTGCCGGCCAGCGCTATATCAGCCCGCAGATCGCCCAGCAATTGGCTATCAAGTCCTTCCAGCCCACCAGCGACTCGCCGTTTGATGCGCTGTCGGAGCGGGAAATCCAGATTGCCCTTATGATCGTCGGTTGCCAGAAGGTACAGACGATCTCCGACAAGCTGTGCCTGTCGCCCAAGACCGTCAACACCTACCGCTATCGCATCTTCGAGAAGCTCGCCATCAGCAGTGATGTTGAATTGACCCTGCTCGCGGTGCGCCACGGCATGGTGGACGCCAGCGCCTGA
- a CDS encoding helix-turn-helix domain-containing protein, translating into MSGIGSRLRQERERLGLSQKVFGEIGGVEANAQGKYESGGRAPKADYLSRVAERGVDVLYVLTGAATPIQLENLSQIEEKVLGDYRAMFKEDQAAIRRLTSTLAEHSIAMNGKPKPQPQDS; encoded by the coding sequence ATGAGTGGAATCGGTTCGCGTTTACGGCAAGAAAGGGAGCGACTTGGCCTGTCGCAAAAAGTGTTTGGTGAAATCGGCGGCGTTGAAGCCAACGCACAAGGTAAATATGAAAGTGGAGGGCGTGCGCCTAAAGCGGATTACCTGTCTCGTGTCGCCGAAAGAGGCGTGGATGTACTTTACGTGTTGACCGGCGCAGCCACGCCGATTCAATTGGAGAATCTGAGCCAGATTGAAGAAAAAGTCCTCGGGGACTATCGCGCAATGTTCAAGGAAGACCAGGCTGCGATCCGTCGCCTGACCTCGACGTTGGCCGAGCATTCGATTGCGATGAATGGAAAACCCAAGCCCCAGCCCCAGGATTCCTGA
- a CDS encoding 3-deoxy-7-phosphoheptulonate synthase translates to MNSSVAALPLSALNSANEALTQRLPSSLELKHQLPLSPFLNEQIHAHRQAVRAILNGEDSRLLVIVGPCSIHDPESAMEYARNLKKLALDVGDQMLLVIRAYVEKPRTTIGWKGLAYDPRLDGSDDMAAGLTLSRELMREMLRLGLPVATELLQPMAAGYFDDLLSWVAIGARTTESQIHREMASGLGMPVGFKNGTDGGVAIACDAMRSASHPHRHFGVDSQGHPAIIQTPGNPDTHLVLRGGHHGPNYDVQSVARVRHDLAKSKVTPRIMVDCSHANSNKDPLRQPAVFNDVLEQRLQGDTSLIGMMLESHLFEGCQPLSPPMKYGVSVTDGCLGWTATEQLLRAAAERLRA, encoded by the coding sequence ATGAACTCCTCCGTCGCCGCTCTGCCCCTCTCTGCCTTGAACAGTGCCAATGAAGCCCTGACCCAGCGCCTGCCCAGCTCGCTTGAGCTCAAGCACCAGTTGCCCCTCAGCCCGTTCCTCAACGAACAGATCCACGCCCACCGCCAAGCCGTGCGCGCCATCCTCAATGGCGAAGATTCACGCTTGCTGGTCATCGTCGGTCCGTGCTCGATCCATGACCCGGAATCGGCGATGGAATACGCCCGCAACCTGAAGAAGCTGGCCCTCGACGTCGGCGACCAGATGCTGCTGGTGATCCGCGCCTATGTCGAAAAACCCCGCACGACTATCGGCTGGAAAGGCCTGGCCTACGACCCTCGCCTGGATGGCAGCGATGACATGGCCGCCGGCCTGACCCTGTCCCGCGAGCTGATGCGCGAAATGCTGCGCCTGGGCCTGCCGGTCGCCACCGAGCTGCTGCAACCCATGGCCGCCGGCTACTTCGATGACCTGCTCAGTTGGGTGGCGATTGGCGCGCGTACCACCGAGTCGCAGATCCACCGCGAGATGGCCAGCGGCCTGGGCATGCCCGTAGGCTTCAAGAACGGCACCGATGGCGGCGTCGCGATTGCCTGTGACGCCATGCGCTCGGCGTCCCACCCGCACCGCCACTTCGGCGTCGACAGCCAAGGCCATCCGGCGATCATCCAGACCCCGGGCAACCCCGACACCCACCTGGTGCTGCGCGGCGGGCATCACGGGCCGAACTACGATGTGCAGAGCGTGGCGCGGGTAAGACACGACCTGGCCAAGTCCAAGGTCACCCCGCGGATCATGGTCGATTGCAGCCATGCCAACAGCAACAAGGACCCGCTGCGCCAACCGGCCGTGTTCAACGATGTGTTGGAGCAGCGCTTGCAGGGTGATACCTCGCTGATCGGCATGATGCTCGAAAGCCATTTGTTCGAAGGCTGCCAACCATTGAGCCCGCCGATGAAATAC
- a CDS encoding GNAT family N-acetyltransferase, with protein sequence MAFHLRAATDQDLPFARKLTHEAMARYYVQYGLWWSNEGFDTAWAGRENWLICRDDRVLGFISLSRDSRALYIRELHLLEAYRGLGAGGWVLEQMALKAQTLGLLRLTVFKTNPARRLYQRMGLSIVGEEDCFWRMERVCRSS encoded by the coding sequence ATGGCTTTTCACCTGCGCGCTGCAACGGACCAGGACCTTCCCTTTGCGCGGAAGTTGACCCACGAGGCCATGGCCCGCTACTACGTGCAGTACGGATTGTGGTGGTCCAACGAAGGCTTTGATACTGCCTGGGCCGGTCGGGAAAACTGGCTGATTTGCCGGGACGACAGGGTCTTGGGTTTTATCAGCCTGAGCCGCGACAGCCGGGCCCTCTATATTCGCGAGTTGCATCTGCTCGAGGCGTATCGCGGGTTGGGCGCGGGTGGCTGGGTGTTGGAGCAGATGGCGCTCAAGGCGCAAACGTTGGGACTGTTGCGTTTGACCGTATTCAAGACCAACCCGGCCAGGAGGCTCTATCAGCGCATGGGGCTCAGCATCGTAGGTGAAGAAGACTGCTTCTGGCGTATGGAGCGTGTTTGTCGCTCAAGCTAA
- the uvrC gene encoding excinuclease ABC subunit UvrC, producing the protein MTTPFDPSAFLSTCSGRPGVYRMFDSEARLLYVGKAKNLKNRLASYFRKTGLAPKTAALVARIAQVETTITANETEALLLEQTLIKEWRPPYNILLRDDKSYPYVFLSDGSFPRLSIHRGAKKAKGKYFGPYPSAGAIRESLSLLQKTFFVRQCEDSFYKNRTRPCLQYQIKRCKAPCVGLVEPAEYAEDVRHSVMFLEGRSNALTDELSTAMEQAASTLDFERAAELRDQISLLRRVQDQQSMEGGTGDVDVIAAFVNPGGACVHLISVRGGRVLGSKNFFPQTGIDEEVAEVMAAFLGQYYVSSPERDLPSELIVNVVHEDFPALIEAIHELRGRELDISHRVRGTRARWQQLAVTNAEQALSARLANRQHVAARFDALAEVLNLEEPPQRLECYDISHSSGEATVASCVVFGPEGPIKSDYRRYNIEGVTAGDDYAAMHQALTRRFSKLKDGEGKLPDILLVDGGKGQLSMARDVLNELAVPDLILLGVAKGTTRKAGFETLYLNDAAHEFTLKGDSPALHLIQQIRDEAHRFAITGHRARRGKTRRTSTLEGVAGVGPTRRRDLLKHFGGLQELSRASIDEIAKAPGISKKLAELIYANLHSE; encoded by the coding sequence ATGACCACACCGTTTGATCCGAGTGCCTTTCTCTCAACCTGCAGTGGCCGCCCTGGCGTGTACCGCATGTTCGACAGCGAGGCGCGCCTGCTGTATGTCGGCAAAGCCAAAAACCTCAAGAATCGTCTGGCGAGCTACTTTCGCAAGACCGGTCTCGCGCCGAAAACCGCGGCCCTCGTGGCGCGTATCGCCCAGGTCGAAACCACCATCACCGCCAACGAAACCGAAGCGCTGCTGCTTGAGCAGACGCTGATCAAGGAATGGCGGCCGCCCTACAACATTCTGCTGCGTGACGATAAATCCTATCCCTATGTGTTTTTATCCGATGGCAGCTTCCCACGCCTGAGCATTCACCGTGGGGCGAAGAAGGCGAAGGGCAAGTACTTCGGGCCTTATCCCAGCGCCGGGGCCATTCGGGAAAGCCTGAGCCTGCTGCAAAAAACCTTTTTTGTACGCCAGTGCGAAGACAGCTTCTATAAGAACCGCACCCGGCCCTGTCTCCAGTACCAGATCAAGCGCTGCAAGGCGCCCTGTGTGGGGTTGGTTGAGCCGGCCGAATACGCCGAGGATGTGCGCCATTCGGTGATGTTCCTCGAAGGGCGCAGCAATGCCCTCACCGATGAGCTTTCCACCGCCATGGAGCAGGCGGCCAGCACCCTGGATTTCGAACGGGCCGCCGAGCTGCGCGACCAGATTTCGCTGCTGCGCCGTGTCCAGGACCAGCAAAGCATGGAAGGTGGCACCGGCGACGTCGACGTGATCGCGGCCTTCGTCAATCCGGGCGGTGCCTGTGTGCACCTGATCAGCGTGCGCGGTGGGCGAGTGCTGGGCAGCAAGAACTTCTTTCCGCAGACCGGTATTGATGAGGAGGTCGCCGAAGTCATGGCCGCTTTCCTGGGCCAATACTACGTGAGCAGCCCCGAGCGCGACCTGCCGTCGGAGTTGATCGTCAATGTGGTGCACGAAGACTTCCCCGCGTTGATCGAAGCCATTCACGAACTGCGCGGCCGCGAGCTGGACATCAGCCACCGCGTGCGTGGCACCCGCGCACGCTGGCAGCAACTGGCGGTGACTAACGCCGAGCAAGCCCTGAGCGCGCGCCTGGCCAACCGACAGCACGTCGCCGCACGCTTTGACGCCCTGGCTGAAGTCCTTAACCTGGAAGAGCCGCCCCAGCGCCTGGAGTGCTACGACATCAGCCACTCCAGTGGCGAGGCCACGGTGGCATCCTGCGTGGTGTTCGGGCCGGAAGGGCCGATCAAGTCCGATTACCGGCGCTACAACATCGAAGGCGTCACTGCCGGCGATGACTACGCCGCCATGCACCAGGCCCTCACGCGCCGCTTCAGTAAGTTGAAGGATGGCGAGGGCAAGTTGCCGGATATCCTCCTGGTCGACGGCGGCAAGGGCCAGCTGTCCATGGCCCGCGACGTGCTCAATGAGCTGGCGGTGCCTGACCTGATCCTGTTGGGCGTGGCCAAGGGAACGACGCGCAAGGCGGGTTTCGAGACGTTGTACTTGAATGATGCCGCCCATGAGTTCACTTTGAAGGGCGACTCACCCGCGTTGCATTTGATTCAACAGATTCGCGACGAAGCCCACCGTTTCGCCATTACCGGCCACCGCGCCCGCCGTGGCAAAACCCGGCGAACCTCAACCCTGGAAGGGGTGGCAGGGGTTGGCCCGACGCGGCGTCGCGACTTGCTTAAACATTTTGGTGGCTTGCAGGAGCTGTCCCGTGCCAGCATTGACGAGATAGCCAAAGCACCCGGTATCAGTAAAAAGCTCGCTGAGCTGATTTATGCGAATCTGCATAGCGAATAG
- a CDS encoding DNA-binding protein, whose translation MPGIRTAAQAKAWLEHQGKSVQAFAREHGVDPATTYQVLAGRKKGRRGEAHKVAVLLGMKEGIILAETGDLNNDQEVGA comes from the coding sequence ATGCCCGGAATCCGTACCGCTGCACAAGCCAAGGCCTGGCTGGAACATCAAGGAAAGTCAGTTCAAGCGTTCGCCCGTGAACATGGCGTAGATCCGGCAACCACCTATCAAGTGCTCGCTGGGCGCAAAAAGGGACGGCGTGGGGAAGCCCATAAGGTAGCGGTCCTTTTGGGCATGAAAGAAGGGATCATCCTTGCTGAGACGGGAGACCTGAACAACGATCAGGAAGTCGGCGCCTGA